One Nostoc sp. UHCC 0302 DNA window includes the following coding sequences:
- a CDS encoding CsbD family protein, whose protein sequence is MSIEDRAKAVAKNIEGKAQEALGKITGNPNDEAEGQAKQAESQVRHTVENVKDEVKKALD, encoded by the coding sequence ATGAGTATTGAAGATAGAGCAAAAGCTGTTGCTAAAAACATTGAAGGAAAAGCTCAAGAAGCATTGGGTAAAATAACTGGTAATCCCAATGATGAAGCTGAAGGTCAAGCTAAACAAGCAGAATCTCAAGTTCGCCACACTGTTGAAAATGTCAAAGATGAAGTTAAAAAAGCTTTAGACTAG
- a CDS encoding hybrid sensor histidine kinase/response regulator, giving the protein MSLTKTAKKDKILIVDDVFDNLLVLEAVLEDNNYEIILVEDSKIALNMVEESLPDIILLDVMMPEIDGYEFTRRIRQNQALPFIPILLITAHYESSVVEGLDAGADDFIRKPFDPDELHARVRSLLRLKHSIDERDQMANLRADFVSRFTHDLRIPLVASNRVLKLLLEGRFCDVSPQLQEIIDTMIGSNQDLLEMVNTLLEVYRHEAGCKTLKIVPCDIQELVSEVAQELTHLAEEKGLALNLELAEKTTETGSIVMGDRVEMRRVLTNIVGNAIKFTDKGSVEIRCHLTPTTITIDIQDTGPGISKQDQAILFERFRQGKHQRSGSGLGLYLSRCIVEAHQGRIDVTSEPGQGSTFTIHLPVATDS; this is encoded by the coding sequence ATGTCTCTAACTAAAACTGCCAAAAAAGATAAGATTCTCATTGTAGATGACGTTTTTGACAATTTACTGGTATTAGAAGCAGTCCTAGAAGATAATAATTATGAAATTATCTTGGTGGAAGATAGCAAGATCGCTTTAAATATGGTAGAGGAGTCGCTGCCAGACATAATACTGTTAGATGTGATGATGCCGGAAATAGATGGCTATGAATTCACTCGTCGCATCCGACAAAATCAAGCGCTGCCATTTATCCCCATCCTGTTAATTACAGCTCACTATGAGTCTAGTGTTGTCGAAGGACTCGATGCCGGTGCAGATGACTTCATTCGTAAACCATTCGATCCAGATGAACTACACGCGCGAGTGCGATCGCTTCTCCGCCTCAAGCATAGTATTGACGAACGAGACCAGATGGCTAACTTGCGGGCAGATTTTGTCTCACGTTTTACTCACGATTTACGCATACCTTTAGTAGCCTCCAATAGGGTATTAAAATTATTGTTAGAAGGCAGGTTTTGCGACGTTTCGCCACAGTTGCAAGAAATCATCGACACGATGATTGGCAGTAACCAAGACCTGCTAGAAATGGTGAACACTTTGTTAGAAGTTTATCGTCATGAAGCTGGTTGTAAAACCTTAAAAATTGTTCCTTGTGATATTCAAGAATTAGTCAGTGAAGTTGCTCAAGAATTAACTCATTTAGCTGAAGAAAAAGGATTAGCCCTAAACCTTGAACTGGCAGAAAAAACAACTGAAACTGGAAGCATAGTAATGGGCGATCGCGTAGAGATGCGGCGAGTTCTCACAAATATCGTGGGTAATGCCATTAAATTTACAGACAAAGGTTCTGTAGAGATTCGCTGCCATCTGACTCCGACTACTATAACTATTGATATCCAAGATACAGGGCCAGGAATTTCCAAACAAGACCAAGCAATATTATTTGAGCGATTTCGCCAAGGTAAACATCAGCGTTCTGGTAGTGGTTTGGGGCTATATTTATCTCGTTGTATTGTCGAAGCACATCAAGGCAGAATCGATGTCACATCTGAGCCAGGACAAGGTAGTACATTTACCATACATCTACCTGTAGCTACTGATAGCTAA
- a CDS encoding response regulator transcription factor encodes MSEIKILVIEDHTLTRIGLRAALQTQADMKIVGEAANAAEGIELLKTLKPDVATIDIGLPDMDGIDLTRTFRQYQAETEDYTTKLLILTMQNSEQAVLAAFAAGADSYCMKDIESERLVEAVRTTYAGSSWIDPAIADLILRQIRQDFSDANSGTSGKRVMIGGIDPEIEKTIESYPLTHREMDVLELIVAGCDNAEIAKRLYLTVGTVKTHVRGILNKLCVADRTQAAVLALRAGLVQ; translated from the coding sequence ATGAGTGAAATCAAAATCCTTGTGATTGAAGATCACACCCTGACTAGAATCGGTTTGCGGGCGGCTTTACAAACTCAAGCAGACATGAAAATTGTAGGTGAAGCAGCTAATGCAGCAGAGGGAATAGAACTGCTGAAAACTCTCAAGCCAGATGTTGCAACTATTGATATCGGTTTGCCTGATATGGATGGTATCGACCTGACACGCACATTTAGGCAATATCAAGCTGAAACGGAAGACTATACGACAAAGCTGCTAATTTTAACGATGCAGAATAGCGAACAAGCAGTTTTAGCAGCTTTTGCAGCAGGTGCTGATTCTTATTGCATGAAGGATATCGAAAGTGAGAGACTAGTAGAGGCTGTGCGAACAACCTACGCAGGTAGCTCGTGGATTGATCCAGCGATCGCAGACCTTATCCTACGACAAATACGTCAGGATTTCTCTGACGCCAACAGTGGAACAAGTGGGAAAAGAGTCATGATTGGGGGTATTGACCCAGAAATTGAGAAAACTATCGAAAGCTATCCCCTAACTCACCGGGAAATGGATGTTTTGGAATTGATTGTCGCTGGATGTGACAATGCAGAAATTGCTAAAAGGCTTTATCTAACTGTCGGGACTGTCAAAACTCATGTTCGAGGTATTCTAAATAAACTCTGTGTTGCTGACCGTACACAAGCTGCTGTCTTGGCTTTGCGTGCTGGGTTGGTTCAGTAA